tttgcgtccatctttggtttaaaccagcatctgcagttccttcccacacattaactctgTGCCCTGTGGTTCTGGACTTTGGCCCAGAGACGAGCACTGACTCTGTATCCAGTCAGCGCCCCCTGATAATCACTTCATTGTTTGAGTTCCGCTCACTCCGAGAGAACAAAGCCTCAGATCCTTGCCTGACTTTCCCTCTGGAATTCCGCTCCAAAGGGAGAAAGGGGATTTCTACACTGGGTGAGAATGCATGGTTTGTGAGATCAATCTACACCCTTGTGTTTACTGCAAATACATTCCTTCAATGCCCCTGACCTACATCGACTCTCAGTACGGGAAGGCTGGTTTGTTATTGCCCCAGCTACTTACCGCCCCTCCGTGCACCCTTTCACTTTGAGCCACATGACAGGGGCGGCTTTCAGATAAACGAGAAAGACCACACAACAtctgaatgaaggaatgaatgcatgaatgaatagtttattgtcacacgcgaTATGCCGGAGTGAAATTCTTGGTTtttgcatacacaaggtatgtAAAGAGTAGCCATATAAAGGGCACCGACAGAGTTACAAATAGCCTGCGCTGGGTCCCCCCTTTTAATCTCCCCCACctaaagatcatgtgataggagcagaattaggccattcggcccttcaagtctactccgccattcaaacatggctcatctatctctctctcttgaccccatactcctgccttctccccataacccctgacacccctaacACTCATGGCAATCCCCCCAAGCTGGAACCTCCTTAGACATATGGTAAAAGAATGGAtggactgggcttgttttcattagaatttagaaggatgagaggggatcctatagaaatatatacaattcttaaggggttggataggctagatgcaggaaaaatgttccggatgttgggggagtccagaaccagggggtcacagttttagaataaggggtagaccatttaggactgagatgaggaaagatgtTCTCGCCCAGAGaattggaattttctgccacaaaaggcagtggaggcctggatttagagagagttcgatttagctcttcgggctaacggaatcaagggatatggggagaaagcaggaacggggtactgattttggatgatcagccatgatcatatagaatggcggtggcGATGGCTTTGACTCGAagagcctaatggcctactcctgcacctatgttctatgtttctatatttctagtgtgtaggatagttctagtgtacgggggtgaacactggtcagcacggactcgatggaccgaagggccagtctccactctgtatctcctggatggagctgttccttaAGCATGCTGTGATGCATGATTAATTTAGGTATAGTTTGTTTTCATGTGTTTGAGTCTAAGTGTTAACAGCAACCCACGTCTGTACCGACGGCAATGCCAATATTCCTCATTCTCCACCTGATTGTAATCCCCATTAACTGCgacaacaccactatcatatcttcctccaccaccacccctggcagcaagttccaggcacccaccaccctctgtggaaaaaaacttgccccgcacgtctcctgtaaactttgcccctctcaccttaaagctttgccctccattctttgatattttcacccttgggaaaaaggttctgactgtctatagcAATGTTactaaattttgagattttaaaaaatcaagcgtaaaaagaagtttaatttgacacctaattcactttcatatcttcagtattaaaaaaagttatggccatattcatactcagaaattagcatcttgttccctattgcttttccattgacttcacaaaagctgtgatcaaggacagtcaaatggccataactttcttaaaaatagaaataaattttcagtcattatagattaaagcattctgaaacaaataggaAACAATCTTagttagatgacttgaaattaaagcatataattagttggttacctaattgtagctaattacaaaattcaattactagatctaaacatctatcaatttcttaagaatagattcacATTttcaaatagcctaagtgtccaaataacattcacacaagaattcacaatataacataatttttaaatctcattgtcatggatttataggccaaatggaaggaatttaatgtttaatacctgtaaatgaatggccatttatatcatcttgcgagtgggtttttctggaacgcgatcatttggaacgttgcggtttgcagtgaatttagacccccatatcggcatgaaaaatactgccggttcgtatggggactaaatcaccatttcgcaacttaaaatgtgaactaaaggcatcttaaggaccacgTTTATACATAAAATTCGTTTCGTTtcgtttacctgtcccctacctgAAAGCCGTCCCCGTTGTCAGCGTTGaaggctttagaagctgattttaaaatgactccagcgctgaattagttgggcgattaaaaaaaaaaaatacacagaacggccgtcggaacgattcttcagcaaaacctTGCACTCcagccaaatataatccaggacaaggtaggaaaaaaacgcgttttaaccccgcccccacctcaacggcggcaaaatcgcgcacacggccagtggcagaattgcagcgccgctgaaggtaagtattgtaacatacctactgtctatcctatctatgcctctcataattttatacacttctatcaggtcatcccgctgggtgggagattgcaacattcacgttgtccaccctgtttcaacccgatgtgcacaaacaaatagatcaaatagaacaagttgacctgcaactttaggctgtgcacgccgtacgcaagaaggtCTTCCCACACCCTtgaatgttccagagaaaacaatccaagtctgtccaacctatcCCTGTAGAAaataccctgtaatccaggcaacGTTTGACTGGCAGCTGGTGGAATACTCTTGAGTCCGACTCCTACCAACAACCACAGAGCAGCCCTGACCTACCACCcagctcattggagacccttgggacTCGGTGTAACATGGGTGCACCCGGCTGGGGTGGGAGCCTCGTCCGATCcggcccctgcccccccccccccccccccccccccccccccggagcagGAAGGCTGAAGATGGCTGGGCTGTTCATGGGACGACCAGAGTGGAGGCGATGGGTGCAACGGGCCTTTGTGACCAACTCCAGCTGGGACTGGGAAATGGCCCCAAAACCTGTCCCCTCTTGCACATGGAGCGTCATAATCATacggacagcatggaaacaggcccttcagcccaacaggtcccatttacactaatcccacctgcctgcatttggcatgaATCTAAACCTTCTTATTCAtgatacctgtctaaatgtttcttaaactttgggatagtacctgcctcaccgacctcctctgtcagctcattccatacacccaccatcctttgtataagaaagttacccttcaggtccctattaaatctttccatctcattttaaatctatgtcctctggttcttgattcccctattagCAAGAGACTACTCGATCTCTTCTTCTctgaatttgtacacctctataagatcacccactcatcctcctgcactgcaaggaatagagtcccatcctgctcaacctctgcctgtagctcaggcccttgagtcctggcaacaaaagctttttactgtacttccgttcaagtgacaataaactaaacggagctGAACTGTATtggacatcctcgtaaatcttgtctgcactctttccagcttaaagagAGAGCGAGAAACAGGATACAGctctaggaaagaactgcggatactggtttagatagacactaaatgctggagtaactcagcgggacaggcagcatctctgaagagaaggaatgagtgatgttacaCAAAatgctccattgtcagagtgaggcccagcgcgcattggaggaacagcacctcatatttcacttggacagcttccaccccagcggtttgaacattggcatctctaacttcaagtagcccttgctttccctctccctccatcccctcccccttcccagttctcccaccagtcttactgtctccgactacattctatctctgtgccgcccactcccctgacatcagcccgaagaagggtctcgacccgcaacgtcacccattccttctctccagagatgttgtctgtcccactgagttactccagcattgtgtgcctaggATAacgttctagcctgctcaatcctcaatagtgggctgtttctatgcattcggTATTTAACTGGGGATTGGCAGTAATCTCTCACTTAAAtaacaatttcactgtacctcggtaataaataaccattgaaccattagacAAAGATTGAGGTCTCCCCTCCATCCCGCAAGCGAGGGGGAACATAAGTTCAGAGACAGTGAATTAATCCAAGTTTTTTAATTAATATCATAAAACAGTACAAAACgccacgtttaaaaaaaaaaagatcaaaatATACAAGAACTTGATATAAAGTAGCTGAATGACAGGCCAGCTTACTGTGGTTTACTGGAGTGGAACAGTTAAAGAGATAGGCACCATTAAATCAAACACAACCCAACAAGGCTCTGCAGGAGGAACCAAAGGTCAGGCCCACGGTTGATGCAAGGTTACCATCTGCGGAGGAAAGGGGAAACATTTTCCGTCGCATACTCCTAGCAACCACTGGAGGTATCAAGGTGTCGCATGTTTCTCCTTCCCCCATCTCGAGTAGCACCATACAATGTGGTAGCTTCATAAGGACATTCACTTATCGGTGTTCACATTGTTCCAGGGGAGAGCTTTTTACCTCTCTTGCCATCACACGGGGATggtggagagggtgggtggggggttagGACGGTCGTTGGCAGAgataatggggggagggggagagatgagagggcggtggaggccggttctccggatgctttcaagagagagctagataaggctcttagaAATAacggactcaggggatatggggagaaggcaggaacggggtactgattggggatgatcagccatgatcacattgaatgacggtgctggctccaagggccaaatggcctactcctgcacctattgtctattgtcataatatttcacatttttggaggaactcagcgggtcgggcagcatcagtttagattagtttagagatacagcgtggatacaggcccttcagcccaagtccacgctgatcagcgatcaccccgtacacactagttccttcccacacacactagggacaatttacaggagccatttttcctacaaacccgtatgcctttggtgtgtgggaggaagctctCCGGAGTTTtctccagagctcctggagaaaacccacacagtcacaggaagaaccatccaaaccctgtacagacagcatccgtagtcaggatcgaacccgggtctctgacgttgtgacgcagcagctctacccgctgcgccagcgAGCCGTCCCATGGAgatggccgatgtttcgggtcaactcTCTGAATCGGGACTGTCCCAGGcagtccctccaaagatgctgcccgacccgcggagttcctccggcacttaacGTTTTTCAGTTTCACATTTTATCAGGGATCTCTTGGTGGGCCGAGTGAGGTCCCcactgggtgggtgagggggagtggggggggggagggggagcctgGTGTAGTTCCCTCGAAGCATTACAGTGTCGATTGATAAACCACAAACGGTGGGAGATATtccagggacagtgtggggttgATGGAACAGAGGTTTGTCCATTCCCAGGGGGTCagacacagagtgaagctccctctacacctccccatctctccagagatgctgcctgtcccgctgagttacgccggcatctttggtttaaaccagcatctgcagttcctgccgacACGTTTCAGCTGGTTACAGGAGTACAATATCGAACTGGGGGCCAGTTGAGTGGGGGACCGAGTACTCTAGACCCACCTCTCCAGGGagtgaaagaggagggggagagggagagggggggttgagtCCCAGGGTAGGGGCCAGCATTTTGACATTGGAGGGAGAGGGGTCGTTGAGGGGGTTGGCGATCAGCGTGGAACATCgcctgtggggtgtgtggggttgggAGATATCCCGTCTGCACCCCCCGCAACAAATATATCTTGGCATCTTCGGGTGGGAGCGCGAGGTAACGGAGGGAAGGTTCCGGAAGGTCTCTGGGCCGCGGCCACTCCTCAGTTCTTTGGCCTGCCGTGGATGGAAGAAGAGAAACGTCTGTTAGAAAAGATACTGACAGTggttggccgggggggggggggggggggggggggggggggggggggggaagacaaaaGGAcaaccccaccctccctccgCCATCACACAGCGAGGATCACGggcaaggaaggggggggggggggggggggggtggtgatggcgGTGGGTGAAGAGGgggtttactttagactttacactttagagatacagcgtggaaacaggcccttcggccactgacactaacgctatcctacacaatttacagaagccaattaacccacaaacctgcacgcctttgtggagcacccggagaaaaccgtacgcggccacggggagaacgtgcaaactccgcacagacagcacccgtagtcaggatgaaacccgggtctctggcgctgcaaggcaacaactttagGGGAGGTGtctgggcaaggccagcagcataatcaaggaccagtctcaccccggtcactccctctcccatcgggcaagaggtacagaagtgtgaaaacacacacctccagattcagggacagtttcttcccagctgttatcaggcaactgaaccatcctaccaccaactagagagcagtcctgacctcccatctacctcattggagactctcggactatctttaatcggactctactggactttatcttgcactaaacgttattccctttatcctgtatctgtacactgtggacggctcgattgtaatcatgtatagtctttctactgactggatagcacgcaacagcttttcactgtacctcggtacatgtgacaataaactaaactgaactaaactaagaaaaactaaactaaaggagagggagaggggggagcgggtgggagggtggggggggggggggggggggtagggtgggggggggggggggggaggagggaggagtcacAGGGGACGATGGGGAGAGTACTGTGGGGGACAggataggatgggggagggggaggggaggggtgttgtCAGTGATTGGGATGATGGGCGGCAGTCAGTAGTGCCAGGACAGGGGGTGTAGGAGTCACAGGAGTGGAGGagtgggggcagggaggggtgggaagagtttgggggggggtggggtgcaaaAGAGGAAGGCAAGAGTTAGGAGGGAGGGGTGtttggagggggcgagagagaggacaTAGATtggaaaggaggaggggaaaggggagaggggagaggggggggggagggggggggataggggataggggagaggggaggagaggggagtggggagtggggagagggggagaggggagagagggggagatggtgcagagagagggtagaaggagagggggagatggagcagagagagaaggggagaaaggggagaagggggagaaaaggggagaaaggggagaaaggggagaaaggggaggggagaaagggggaaaggggaggagggaggggtggggggggggagaggggagaggggacaggagaggagagagggggagatgggcgAAGGTGGACACAGCCTTACCTGCGGCTCTGCTGGGACTTGCCTCTCTTCTTACTCTTGCGGTTCAGGGTCTTCATCAGCTTGATCGCCCACTTCTCCTTTGGAGGGGCACAAAGGCGTTTCCCCTTCTTGGTCAGGAACCTGTGGCAAAGGTGAAGGTTCAAAGATCAGCCGCCTGCTCTCCCCACTCAcctaggctgggggggggggaggggtggaaggagggaaggggggtttgtagagcagggggagatgggggggggggatgagggggttggaggggaaagggggatggagggggggggggggatggaatgaTGGGGATAGTAGGGCAGGGTGAACACTCACACAATGGCGTTGATGCTACACCCATTGCCGGCTTTCTGAATCGTGTAAGCCTTCACAATGCGAATCGGGATGGGAACATTTGCCGTCATCAGGCAGCAGTCGTTCACACTCCGGCCATCTTCGCTGGCTGATAGGCAAACACACCCTTCGTTAGCAAGCCCAAGACCCAAAACCTCTGTCTGGtctagccccagccccagccccagccccagccccagccccagcccctacTCTCCCCTCATCCACGCTGAGGGAGCTGGTAAAGAAACAAGGTGGAAATTTTTGCATAAACCTTAAATCTTTCAGCTAACTCAAGGCACTTAaaacaatggagacacaagaaactgcagatgcttgcttacagaaaaagggcctgtttctgcgctgtagaaggggctgtttctgcgctgtatctctaaactaaactaaactacactacactatctCCTCCTCTGACTTAGCAGATCGGGGTTGGAACATTGCCCCCGTGTTAACGTTCAATGTTatgtcagtgctggagtaactcagcgggtcaggcagcatgtctggagaacatggataggtgacgtttggggttgggatctttcttcagaactATGGACCTTCCACCTCATTCTGTTCTGGTCCTAGTAAACCATTCTAATCACTCGCTCCCTCCCAGCCTCCTGTCAGgtcctcctcccaccccttctGATGCTGGCGGGAAGAGATCTGCTTCCCTCGCTCTCCCGGgcaaacagtacagaacagggaccaggccattcggcccacactgtCCGTGCAACCGTGAGCTCCCCGCCACTTCTCCGTAGCCTGAATCTCTCTCCCCGCCCATCGCCCACCAATCGCCCCCTCCCCTCGATCACCCACCCTCCCCTCGATCACCCACCCTCCCCTCGATCACCCACCCTCCACGCCACGACCACCGCCTTGCACTGACCTTGGGAAACGTGCCAGAGAACGGCAGCAACAGcggagagcaggaggaaggtCGCCGGGACTCGGGTCATGTTGAAATGTCGGTTACAGGCAGGGTCGGCTGCAggccactctcacacacacactctgtctgtctctgctctctctcctatctctctctcactctctatgTCACTCTCAGtccttatctctctctctatctctctttcttcttcttcgtcttcttcttctcctcctcctcttctctccttctctcctctctgagCAGACCAACCTATGCTCCGTGTCTCATCCCCCGTTTCCCTCCCGTATTTATACACGGAGCTGCAAGTCTTGGATCAGTTGCTGGCCTGCCCCGACTGTTTACCTTGGCACGGGTTCAAAGCCAGCGAGCGCCTTCCTCACCGCGACTGGATGCCAaaacacctctcccctccctcaagcACTCTCCTCCCCGTTGTATTTGCGGTTAGGAATTCTCAAGTTGGGACAGCTAGCACTTGGCTCGTGCATTGTAGTGAAAGTCGGTACTTTAAATGAACAAATAAAGCAACTTCCGCaaatcttctctccttatctcacagtcttctcatctccagcctttgaccAACTATCTGCTCATCAAAGCCCCCTCCtcaccacttgcccacaccggccaacatgccccagctacactagtcccacctgcctgcatttggtccatatccctccaaacccgtcctatccatgtacctacagttccctctataatgtttgggacaaagacccgtcatttatttattttcctctgtactccacaatttgagatttgtactagagaatttttttttaataaatgccattttaatacattttggtttcaccatgtagaaattacaacagtgttccTACATAGTCCTcctatttcagagcaccataatgtttgggccacagcaatgtcatgtaaattaaagtagtcatgtttagtattttgttgcatatcctttccatACAACGACtgattgaagtctgcgattcatggacatgctgggtgtcttctctggtgatgctctgccaggcctgtattgcagccatctttagctaatgcttattttgggggctagtcccccagttttctcttcagcatataaaaggcatgctcaattgggttaagattgggtgattgacttggccactcaagaattgaccatttttttagctttgaaaaactactttgttgctttagcagtatgtttgggatcattgtcttgctgtagaatgaaccgccagccaatgagttttgaggcatttgtttgaacttgagcagataggatggatctatacacttcagaattcattttgCTACCACCTTCAGCAGTTGCATCATTAATGGGCACAAtaagattagtgggtaaaattagggcatatggtattgggggtagggtactgacatgggtagaaaattggttggcagacatgaaacagagtagggattaacaggtccctttcagaatgggaggcagcgactagtgggatacgcaaggctcggtgctgggaccacagctatttacaatatacattaatgatttagatgaaaggattaacattagcaaatttgcagatgacacaaagctgggtggcagtgtgaactatgaggaggatgctatgaggatgcagggcgacttggacaggttgggtgagtgggcagatgtggcagatgcagtttaatgtggataagtgcgagtttatccactttggtggcaaaaacaggaaggcagattattatctgaatggtgtcgttgggaaaaggggaagtacaatgagatctgggattccttgttcatcagtcactgaaagtaagcatgcaggtacagcaggcagtgaagaaagctaatagcatgttgaccttcacagcaagaggagttgagtataggagcaaagagttccttctgcagttgtacagggacctagtgagaccacacctggagtattgtgtgcaggtttggtctccaaatttgaggaaggacgtccttgctattgagggaatgcagcgtaggtttacaaggttaattcccgggatggtgggactgtcatatgttgatagaatggagcggctgggcttgtatacattggcatttggaaggattagagggaatcttattgaaacatatatgattattaaaggattggacacgctagaggcaggaaacatgtttctgatgtaaggggaatccagaaccaggggccacagtttaagaataaggggtaggtcatttagaacggagatgtggaaaaactttttcacccagtgagttgtgaaactgtggaattctctgcctcagaaggcagtgaaggccaattatctggatgctttcaagagagagttagatagggctcttaaatatagcggagtcaggggtactggcgagaaggcaggaacggggtactgattgtggatgatcagccatgatcatattgaatggcggtgctggctcgaaggaccaaatggcctactcctgcacctattgtctattaatgaagataagttagccagtaccttcagcagccttacttgcccaggccataacacccccaccaccgtgtttcacggatgaggtggtatgctttggatcttgggcagatcattctttcctccatactttgctcttgccatcactctgatataagttaatcttagtctcatctgtccacaaggcctttttccagaactgtggttgctcttttaagtacttcttggcaaactgtaacctggccatcctatttttgcggctaaccagtggtttgcatcttgcagtgtagcctctgtatttctgttcatgaagtcttctgcagacagtggtcatttacaaatccacacctgactcctgaagagtgtttctgatctgtcggacaggtgtttggggatttgtctttattatagagagaattgttctgtcatcagctgtggaggtcttccttggcctgccagtccctttgtgattagtaagctcaccagtgctctctttcttcttaatgatgttccaaacagttgattttggtaaactgTAGGTTTGgctgatgataaaaactgttttattcttatttctcactcataatggcttctttgact
This portion of the Leucoraja erinacea ecotype New England chromosome 3, Leri_hhj_1, whole genome shotgun sequence genome encodes:
- the LOC129695281 gene encoding C-C motif chemokine 20-like encodes the protein MTRVPATFLLLSAVAAVLWHVSQASEDGRSVNDCCLMTANVPIPIRIVKAYTIQKAGNGCSINAIVFLTKKGKRLCAPPKEKWAIKLMKTLNRKSKKRGKSQQSRRPKN